A region of Marmota flaviventris isolate mMarFla1 chromosome 11, mMarFla1.hap1, whole genome shotgun sequence DNA encodes the following proteins:
- the Ptprn gene encoding receptor-type tyrosine-protein phosphatase-like N isoform X1, whose amino-acid sequence MRRPRRPGGPGGSGGLRLLVCLLLLSSHPGGCSAISAHGCLFDRRLCSHLEVCIQDGLFGQCQVGVGQARPLLQVTSPVLQRLQGVLRQLMSQGLSWHDDLTQYVISQEMERIPRLRPPEPRPRDRSGLVPRRPGPAGELLSQGTPTGSSPAAQGLPRPPMGGGGAGAGSPLSPLQAELLPPLLEHLLLPPQAPHPALSYEPTLLQPYLFHQFGSRDGSRSPESSSGMVSVGPLPKAEAPPLFSRTASKGMFGAHSGHSYGDLPGPSPAQLFQDSALLYLAQDLPVPNRARTPRLPEQGGSSRAEDSSEGYEQEGRVDRGEKPPSPAVQPADIALQRLAAVLAGYGVELRQLTPEQLSTLSTLLQLLPKATGRNPGGIVNVGADVKKTMEEQVQGGDRAEPPPPTPFLPGYPTASPISNKDQQLLSPASSESPKAVSLPATPVLLEKKSSLGQIQPTVVGQPLARPSAEEYGYIVTDQNVVGPALTFRIRHNEQNLSLADVTQQAGLVKSELEAQTGLQILQTGVGQREEAAAVLPRPAHSTSPMRSVLLTLVALAGVAGLLVALAVALCMRQHSRQRDKERLAALGPEGAHGDTTFEYQDLCRQHMATKSLFNRAEGPPEPSRVSSVSSQFSDAAQASPSSHSSTPSWCEEPAQANMDISTGHMILAYMEDHLRNRDRLAKEWQALCAYQAEPNTCATAQGEGNIKKNRHPDFLPYDHARIKLKVESSPSRSDYINASPIIEHDPRMPAYIATQGPLSHTIADFWQMVWESGCTVIVMLTPLVEDGVKQCDRYWPDEGSSLYHVYEVNLVSEHIWCEDFLVRSFYLKNVQTQETRTLTQFHFLSWPAEGTPASTRPLLDFRRKVNKCYRGRSCPIIVHCSDGAGRTGTYILIDMVLNRMAKGVKEIDIAATLEHVRDQRPGLVRSKDQFEFALTAVAEEVNAILKALPQ is encoded by the exons ATGCGGCGCCCGCGGCGGCCTGGGGGTCCCGGGGGATCCGGGGGCCTCCGGCTGCTCGTCTGCCTCCTGCTGCTGAGCAGCCACCCGGGAGGCTGCAGCGCCATTAGTGCCCACG GCTGTCTATTTGATCGTAGACTCTGCTCTCACCTCGAAGTATGCATTCAGG ATGGCTTGTTTGGACAGTGCCAGGTGGGAGTGGGGCAGGCACGGCCCCTTTTGCAAGTCACCTCCCCAGTTCTCCAACGCTTACAAGGTGTGCTCCGACAGCTCATGTCTCAAG GATTATCCTGGCATGATGACCTCACACAGTATGTGATCTCCCAGGAAATGGAGCGCATCCCCAGGCTTCGCCCCCCAGAGCCCCGGCCAAGGGACAG ATCTGGCTTGGTGCCCAGGAGACCTGGTCCTGCTGGGGAGCTGCTTTCACAGGGCACCCCCACTGGTTCTTCCCCTGCTGCCCAGGGGCTTCCTCGACCTCCCATGGGTGGGGGTGGAGCTGGGGCAGGCTCCCCACTGTCCCCTCTGCAGGCTGAGTTGCTGCCTCCTCTCTTGGAGCATCTTCTGCTGCCCCCACAggctccccaccctgccctgagTTATGAACCTACCTTGTTGCAGCCCTACCTGTTCCACCAG TTTGGCTCCCGTGATGGctcccggagcccagagagctcATCAGGAATGGTCAGTGTTGGCCCCCTGCCCAAGGCCGAAGCTCCTCCCCTCTTCAGCAGAACTGCATCCAAGGGCATGTTTGGGGCCCATTCTGGTCACTCCTATGGGGACCTTCCTGGGCCCTCACCTGCTCAGCTTTTCCAGGATTCAGCATTGCTTTACTTGGCCCAGGACTTGCCAGTGCCCAACAGGGCTAGGACACCAAGGCTACCAGAGCAAGGGGGCAGCAGTCGGGCAGAAGACTCTTCAGAGGGGTATGAGCAGGAAGGACGAGTGGATCGTGGGGAGAAGCCTCCTTCCCCAGCAGTGCAGCCAG CGGATATAGCCCTGCAGAGACTGGCCGCTGTCTTGGCGGGCTATGGAGTGGAGCTGCGTCAACTGACCCCTGAGCAGCTTTCCACGCTCTCGACCCTGCTGCAGCTGCTTCCCAAGGCCACAGGAAGAAATCCAG GAGGGATTGTAAATGTTGGAGCTGATGTCAAGAAA ACAATGGAGGAGCAGGTGCAGGGTGGAGACAGAGCAGaacctccaccccccacccccttcctgccTGGGTACCCCACTGCCAGCCCTATCTCCAATAAAGACCAGCAGCTGCTGAGCCCTGCCTCCTCTGAGTCCCCCAAAGCTGTGAGTCTCCCCGCTACACCTGTCCTGCTGGAGAAGAAAAGTTCATTGGGCCAAATCCAGCCCACAGTGGTGGGACAACCTTTAGCTCGGCCATCAGCAGAGGAGTATGGCTACATCGTCACTGACCAGAA TGTGGTGGGACCGGCCCTCACCTTCCGCATCCGGCACAATGAACAGAACCTGTCTTTGGCGGATGTGACCCAGCAAGCTG GGCTGGTGAAGTCTGAACTGGAAGCACAGACAGGGCTCCAGATCTTACAGACAGGAGTGGGACAG AGGGAGGAGGCGGCCGCAGTCCTTCCCCGACCAGCCCACAGCACCTCTCCCATGCGTTCAGTGCTGCTTACTCTGGTGGCCCTGGCAGGTGTTGCTGGGCTACTAGTGGCTTTGGCAGTGGCTCTGTGTATGCGCCAGCACTCGAGACAGCGGGACAAGGAGCGCCTGGCAGCCCTGGGGCCTGAGGGAGCCCATGGTGACACTACTTTTGAGTACCAG GACCTATGTCGCCAGCACATGGCCACAAAGTCCCTGTTCAACCGGGCCGAGGGTCCACCAGAGCCTTCGAGGGTGAGCAGTGTGTCCTCCCAGTTCAGTGATGCGGCTCAGgccagccccagctcccacagCAGCACACCATCCTGGTGCGAGGAGCCTGCCCAGGCCAACATGGACATCTCCACGGGACACATGATTCTG GCATACATGGAGGACCACCTGCGGAACCGGGACCGCCTGGCCAAGGAGTGGCAAGCCCTGTGTGCCTACCAAGCAGAGCCGAACACCTGCGCCACTGCCCAGGGAGAGGGCAACATCAAAAAGAACCGCCATCCGGACTTCCTGCCCT ATGATCATGCCCGCATCAAGCTGAAGGTGGAGAGCAGCCCTTCTCGAAGTGATTACATCAACGCCAGCCCCATT ATTGAACATGACCCGCGGATGCCAGCCTACATAGCTACACAGGGTCCGCTGTCCCATACCATCGCTGACTTCTGGCAG ATGGTATGGGAGAGTGGCTGCACTGTCATCGTCATGCTGACTCCACTGGTGGAGGATGGTGTCAAGCAGTGTGACCGCTACTGGCCAGATGAGGGCTCCTCTCTGTATCACGTATATGAG GTGAACCTGGTGTCGGAGCACATCTGGTGCGAAGACTTCCTGGTGCGGAGCTTCTACCTGAAGAACGTGCAGACCCAGGAGACGCGGACGCTCACGCAGTTCCACTTCCTCAGCTGGCCGGCAGAGGGCACTCCGGCCTCCACCCGGCCGCTGCTGGACTTCCGCAG GAAGGTGAACAAGTGCTACCGGGGCCGCTCCTGCCCCATCATCGTGCATTGCAG TGATGGTGCAGGGAGGACTGGCACCTACATCCTCATTGACATGGTACTGAACCGCATGGCAAAAG GAGTGAAAGAGATTGACATTGCTGCCACCCTGGAACATGTCCGTGACCAGCGACCTGGCCTTGTCCGCTCTAAG GACCAGTTTGAATTTGCCCTGACAGCTGTGGCAGAGGAGGTGAACGCCATCCTCAAGGCCCTACCCCAGTGA
- the Ptprn gene encoding receptor-type tyrosine-protein phosphatase-like N isoform X2, giving the protein MRRPRRPGGPGGSGGLRLLVCLLLLSSHPGGCSAISAHGCLFDRRLCSHLEVCIQDGLFGQCQVGVGQARPLLQVTSPVLQRLQGVLRQLMSQGLSWHDDLTQYVISQEMERIPRLRPPEPRPRDRSGLVPRRPGPAGELLSQGTPTGSSPAAQGLPRPPMGGGGAGAGSPLSPLQAELLPPLLEHLLLPPQAPHPALSYEPTLLQPYLFHQFGSRDGSRSPESSSGMVSVGPLPKAEAPPLFSRTASKGMFGAHSGHSYGDLPGPSPAQLFQDSALLYLAQDLPVPNRARTPRLPEQGGSSRAEDSSEGYEQEGRVDRGEKPPSPAVQPADIALQRLAAVLAGYGVELRQLTPEQLSTLSTLLQLLPKATGRNPGGIVNVGADVKKTMEEQVQGGDRAEPPPPTPFLPGYPTASPISNKDQQLLSPASSESPKAVSLPATPVLLEKKSSLGQIQPTVVGQPLARPSAEEYGYIVTDQKPLSLAAGVKLLEILAEHVHMSSGSFINISVVGPALTFRIRHNEQNLSLADVTQQAGLVKSELEAQTGLQILQTGVGQREEAAAVLPRPAHSTSPMRSVLLTLVALAGVAGLLVALAVALCMRQHSRQRDKERLAALGPEGAHGDTTFEYQDLCRQHMATKSLFNRAEGPPEPSRVSSVSSQFSDAAQASPSSHSSTPSWCEEPAQANMDISTGHMILAYMEDHLRNRDRLAKEWQALCAYQAEPNTCATAQGEGNIKKNRHPDFLPYDHARIKLKVESSPSRSDYINASPIIEHDPRMPAYIATQGPLSHTIADFWQMVWESGCTVIVMLTPLVEDGVKQCDRYWPDEGSSLYHVYEVNLVSEHIWCEDFLVRSFYLKNVQTQETRTLTQFHFLSWPAEGTPASTRPLLDFRRKVNKCYRGRSCPIIVHCSDGAGRTGTYILIDMVLNRMAKGVKEIDIAATLEHVRDQRPGLVRSKDQFEFALTAVAEEVNAILKALPQ; this is encoded by the exons ATGCGGCGCCCGCGGCGGCCTGGGGGTCCCGGGGGATCCGGGGGCCTCCGGCTGCTCGTCTGCCTCCTGCTGCTGAGCAGCCACCCGGGAGGCTGCAGCGCCATTAGTGCCCACG GCTGTCTATTTGATCGTAGACTCTGCTCTCACCTCGAAGTATGCATTCAGG ATGGCTTGTTTGGACAGTGCCAGGTGGGAGTGGGGCAGGCACGGCCCCTTTTGCAAGTCACCTCCCCAGTTCTCCAACGCTTACAAGGTGTGCTCCGACAGCTCATGTCTCAAG GATTATCCTGGCATGATGACCTCACACAGTATGTGATCTCCCAGGAAATGGAGCGCATCCCCAGGCTTCGCCCCCCAGAGCCCCGGCCAAGGGACAG ATCTGGCTTGGTGCCCAGGAGACCTGGTCCTGCTGGGGAGCTGCTTTCACAGGGCACCCCCACTGGTTCTTCCCCTGCTGCCCAGGGGCTTCCTCGACCTCCCATGGGTGGGGGTGGAGCTGGGGCAGGCTCCCCACTGTCCCCTCTGCAGGCTGAGTTGCTGCCTCCTCTCTTGGAGCATCTTCTGCTGCCCCCACAggctccccaccctgccctgagTTATGAACCTACCTTGTTGCAGCCCTACCTGTTCCACCAG TTTGGCTCCCGTGATGGctcccggagcccagagagctcATCAGGAATGGTCAGTGTTGGCCCCCTGCCCAAGGCCGAAGCTCCTCCCCTCTTCAGCAGAACTGCATCCAAGGGCATGTTTGGGGCCCATTCTGGTCACTCCTATGGGGACCTTCCTGGGCCCTCACCTGCTCAGCTTTTCCAGGATTCAGCATTGCTTTACTTGGCCCAGGACTTGCCAGTGCCCAACAGGGCTAGGACACCAAGGCTACCAGAGCAAGGGGGCAGCAGTCGGGCAGAAGACTCTTCAGAGGGGTATGAGCAGGAAGGACGAGTGGATCGTGGGGAGAAGCCTCCTTCCCCAGCAGTGCAGCCAG CGGATATAGCCCTGCAGAGACTGGCCGCTGTCTTGGCGGGCTATGGAGTGGAGCTGCGTCAACTGACCCCTGAGCAGCTTTCCACGCTCTCGACCCTGCTGCAGCTGCTTCCCAAGGCCACAGGAAGAAATCCAG GAGGGATTGTAAATGTTGGAGCTGATGTCAAGAAA ACAATGGAGGAGCAGGTGCAGGGTGGAGACAGAGCAGaacctccaccccccacccccttcctgccTGGGTACCCCACTGCCAGCCCTATCTCCAATAAAGACCAGCAGCTGCTGAGCCCTGCCTCCTCTGAGTCCCCCAAAGCTGTGAGTCTCCCCGCTACACCTGTCCTGCTGGAGAAGAAAAGTTCATTGGGCCAAATCCAGCCCACAGTGGTGGGACAACCTTTAGCTCGGCCATCAGCAGAGGAGTATGGCTACATCGTCACTGACCAGAA AcccctgagcctggctgcaggAGTGAAGCTGCTGGAGATCCTGGCTGAGCATGTGCACATGTCCTCAGGCAGCTTCATCAACATCAG TGTGGTGGGACCGGCCCTCACCTTCCGCATCCGGCACAATGAACAGAACCTGTCTTTGGCGGATGTGACCCAGCAAGCTG GGCTGGTGAAGTCTGAACTGGAAGCACAGACAGGGCTCCAGATCTTACAGACAGGAGTGGGACAG AGGGAGGAGGCGGCCGCAGTCCTTCCCCGACCAGCCCACAGCACCTCTCCCATGCGTTCAGTGCTGCTTACTCTGGTGGCCCTGGCAGGTGTTGCTGGGCTACTAGTGGCTTTGGCAGTGGCTCTGTGTATGCGCCAGCACTCGAGACAGCGGGACAAGGAGCGCCTGGCAGCCCTGGGGCCTGAGGGAGCCCATGGTGACACTACTTTTGAGTACCAG GACCTATGTCGCCAGCACATGGCCACAAAGTCCCTGTTCAACCGGGCCGAGGGTCCACCAGAGCCTTCGAGGGTGAGCAGTGTGTCCTCCCAGTTCAGTGATGCGGCTCAGgccagccccagctcccacagCAGCACACCATCCTGGTGCGAGGAGCCTGCCCAGGCCAACATGGACATCTCCACGGGACACATGATTCTG GCATACATGGAGGACCACCTGCGGAACCGGGACCGCCTGGCCAAGGAGTGGCAAGCCCTGTGTGCCTACCAAGCAGAGCCGAACACCTGCGCCACTGCCCAGGGAGAGGGCAACATCAAAAAGAACCGCCATCCGGACTTCCTGCCCT ATGATCATGCCCGCATCAAGCTGAAGGTGGAGAGCAGCCCTTCTCGAAGTGATTACATCAACGCCAGCCCCATT ATTGAACATGACCCGCGGATGCCAGCCTACATAGCTACACAGGGTCCGCTGTCCCATACCATCGCTGACTTCTGGCAG ATGGTATGGGAGAGTGGCTGCACTGTCATCGTCATGCTGACTCCACTGGTGGAGGATGGTGTCAAGCAGTGTGACCGCTACTGGCCAGATGAGGGCTCCTCTCTGTATCACGTATATGAG GTGAACCTGGTGTCGGAGCACATCTGGTGCGAAGACTTCCTGGTGCGGAGCTTCTACCTGAAGAACGTGCAGACCCAGGAGACGCGGACGCTCACGCAGTTCCACTTCCTCAGCTGGCCGGCAGAGGGCACTCCGGCCTCCACCCGGCCGCTGCTGGACTTCCGCAG GAAGGTGAACAAGTGCTACCGGGGCCGCTCCTGCCCCATCATCGTGCATTGCAG TGATGGTGCAGGGAGGACTGGCACCTACATCCTCATTGACATGGTACTGAACCGCATGGCAAAAG GAGTGAAAGAGATTGACATTGCTGCCACCCTGGAACATGTCCGTGACCAGCGACCTGGCCTTGTCCGCTCTAAG GACCAGTTTGAATTTGCCCTGACAGCTGTGGCAGAGGAGGTGAACGCCATCCTCAAGGCCCTACCCCAGTGA
- the Dnajb2 gene encoding dnaJ homolog subfamily B member 2 isoform X2 yields MASYYEILDVPRSASADDIKKAYRRKALQWHPDKNPDNKEFAEKKFKEVAEAYEVLSDKHKREIYDRYGREGLTGAASGPSRAESGGGGPGFTFTFRSPEEVFREFFGSGDPFAELFDDLGPFSELQSRGTRHSGPFFTFSSSFPGHSDFSSSSFSFSPGAGAFRSVSTSTTFVQGRRITTRRIMENGQERVEVEEDGQLKSVSINGVPDDLALGLELSRREQQQSVTSRSGGMQVRPTPVSRPSESDLSEDDEDLQLAMAYSLSEMEAAGQKPADVF; encoded by the exons ATGGCATCCTACTACGAGATTCTAGATGTGCCGCGAAGTGCATCCGCTGATGACATCAAGAAGGC GTATCGTCGGAAGGCTCTACAGTGGCACCCAGACAAGAACCCGGATAATAAAGAGTTTGCTGAAAAGAAATTTAAGGAGGTGGCTGAGGCCTATGAAGTGCTGTCTGACA AGCATAAGCGGGAGATCTACGACCGCTACGGCCGAGAAGGGCTGACTGGGGCAG CATCTGGTCCCTCTCGGGCagaaagtggtggtggtgggcctGGCTTCACCTTTACCTTCCGAAGTCCTGAAGAAGTCTTCCGTGAGTTCTTCGGGAGTGGAGACCCTTTTGCAGAACTTTTTG ATGACCTGGGCCCCTTCTCAGAGCTTCAGAGTCGAGGCACTCGACACTCGGGCCCCTTCTTtaccttctcttcttccttccctgggCACTCTG ATTTCTCCTCCTCGTCTTTCTCCTTCAGTCCTGGGGCTGGTGCTTTTCGCTCTGTTTCCACATCCACCACTTTTGTTCAAGGACGCCGCATCACAACACGCAG AATCATGGAGAACGGGCAGGAACGGGTAGAAGTGGAGGAGGATGGGCAGCTGAAGTCAGTCTCCATCAATG GTGTCCCAGATGACCTGGCCTTGGGCTTGGAGCTGAGCCGTCGGGAGCAGCAACAGTCAGTCACCTCCAGGTCGGGGGGCATGCAGGTCCGGCCAACCCCTGTATCACGTCCCTCTGAGAGTGACCTCTCTGAGGATGATGAGGACCTGCAGCTTGCCATGGCCTACAGTCTATCAGAGATGGAAGCAGCTGGGCAGAAGCCGGCAG ATGTGTTCTGA
- the Dnajb2 gene encoding dnaJ homolog subfamily B member 2 isoform X1: protein MASYYEILDVPRSASADDIKKAYRRKALQWHPDKNPDNKEFAEKKFKEVAEAYEVLSDKHKREIYDRYGREGLTGAASGPSRAESGGGGPGFTFTFRSPEEVFREFFGSGDPFAELFDDLGPFSELQSRGTRHSGPFFTFSSSFPGHSDFSSSSFSFSPGAGAFRSVSTSTTFVQGRRITTRRIMENGQERVEVEEDGQLKSVSINGVPDDLALGLELSRREQQQSVTSRSGGMQVRPTPVSRPSESDLSEDDEDLQLAMAYSLSEMEAAGQKPAGGRGVQQQRQGQPKVQHQDLGVGGTHEGAKGEATKRSPSPEEKASRCHIL, encoded by the exons ATGGCATCCTACTACGAGATTCTAGATGTGCCGCGAAGTGCATCCGCTGATGACATCAAGAAGGC GTATCGTCGGAAGGCTCTACAGTGGCACCCAGACAAGAACCCGGATAATAAAGAGTTTGCTGAAAAGAAATTTAAGGAGGTGGCTGAGGCCTATGAAGTGCTGTCTGACA AGCATAAGCGGGAGATCTACGACCGCTACGGCCGAGAAGGGCTGACTGGGGCAG CATCTGGTCCCTCTCGGGCagaaagtggtggtggtgggcctGGCTTCACCTTTACCTTCCGAAGTCCTGAAGAAGTCTTCCGTGAGTTCTTCGGGAGTGGAGACCCTTTTGCAGAACTTTTTG ATGACCTGGGCCCCTTCTCAGAGCTTCAGAGTCGAGGCACTCGACACTCGGGCCCCTTCTTtaccttctcttcttccttccctgggCACTCTG ATTTCTCCTCCTCGTCTTTCTCCTTCAGTCCTGGGGCTGGTGCTTTTCGCTCTGTTTCCACATCCACCACTTTTGTTCAAGGACGCCGCATCACAACACGCAG AATCATGGAGAACGGGCAGGAACGGGTAGAAGTGGAGGAGGATGGGCAGCTGAAGTCAGTCTCCATCAATG GTGTCCCAGATGACCTGGCCTTGGGCTTGGAGCTGAGCCGTCGGGAGCAGCAACAGTCAGTCACCTCCAGGTCGGGGGGCATGCAGGTCCGGCCAACCCCTGTATCACGTCCCTCTGAGAGTGACCTCTCTGAGGATGATGAGGACCTGCAGCTTGCCATGGCCTACAGTCTATCAGAGATGGAAGCAGCTGGGCAGAAGCCGGCAGGTGGGCGGGGGGTGCAGCAACAACGGCAGGGGCAACCCAAGGTCCAGCACCAAGATCTGGGTGTGGGGGGGACCCATGAGGGTGCAAAGGGTGAGGCAACCAAACGTAGCCCGTCTCCAGAGGAGAAGGCCTCTCGCTGCCACATCCTTTGA